In Amycolatopsis endophytica, the following are encoded in one genomic region:
- a CDS encoding cytochrome P450, whose product MGLRARVVSWVGRRYLARAQKKGFDLSVLPDSALMPLRRDGLDPVPELGASRDEAPVSKLPLPFGITAWLVTGYGEAKEVLAATDKFSNDYTNLVGKAGLSAEQNPGGLGFADPPDHTRLRKMLTPEFTMRRLSRLTPRIDEIIADQLDAMEKADGPVDLMQSFALPIPSLTICELLGVSYEDRDDFQRLSTVRFDLFAGAGASFGAISESLSYLLEIVKKQRESPGDGLLGMLVKEHGDRISDQELAGLADGVLTGGLETTASMLALGAIVLLRDRETFELVRASDEAAHNFVEELLRYLTVVQVAFPRFAREDVTVGGQQIAKGDIVFVSLSGANRDADLGADMETFDATRPATQHLAFGWGAHRCIGAELARMELRAAYPALVRRFPDLRLDIEPEQLSYRQTSIVYGVDTLPVRVR is encoded by the coding sequence ATGGGGCTTCGCGCGCGTGTGGTTTCCTGGGTGGGACGGCGCTACCTGGCGAGAGCGCAGAAGAAGGGCTTCGACCTGTCGGTCCTGCCTGATTCCGCGCTGATGCCGTTGCGCCGCGACGGGCTGGATCCGGTGCCGGAGCTGGGCGCGAGCCGGGACGAGGCGCCGGTGAGCAAGCTGCCGTTGCCGTTCGGCATCACCGCGTGGCTGGTCACCGGGTACGGCGAGGCGAAGGAAGTGCTCGCCGCCACCGACAAGTTCAGCAACGACTACACGAACCTGGTCGGCAAGGCGGGGCTGTCCGCCGAGCAGAACCCGGGCGGTCTGGGGTTCGCCGACCCGCCGGACCACACGCGGCTGCGCAAGATGCTCACGCCGGAGTTCACGATGCGGCGGCTGAGCCGGCTCACGCCGCGGATCGACGAGATCATCGCCGACCAGCTCGACGCGATGGAGAAGGCCGACGGGCCGGTCGATTTGATGCAGTCGTTCGCGTTGCCGATCCCGTCGCTGACGATCTGCGAGCTGCTCGGTGTGTCCTACGAGGACAGGGACGACTTCCAGCGGCTGAGTACGGTCCGGTTCGACCTGTTCGCCGGGGCGGGCGCGTCGTTCGGCGCGATCTCCGAGTCGCTGTCCTACCTGCTGGAGATCGTCAAGAAGCAGCGCGAGTCGCCCGGTGACGGGCTGCTCGGCATGCTGGTCAAGGAGCACGGTGACCGCATCTCCGATCAGGAGCTGGCCGGTCTCGCCGACGGTGTGCTGACCGGTGGCCTGGAGACGACGGCGAGCATGCTGGCTCTCGGGGCGATCGTGCTGCTGCGCGACCGCGAGACGTTCGAGCTGGTGCGCGCCTCCGACGAGGCGGCGCACAACTTCGTCGAAGAGCTGCTGCGGTACCTCACCGTGGTGCAGGTGGCGTTCCCGCGGTTCGCGCGCGAGGACGTCACGGTCGGCGGACAGCAGATCGCCAAGGGCGACATCGTGTTCGTGTCGCTGAGCGGAGCCAACCGCGACGCCGACCTGGGCGCCGACATGGAAACCTTCGACGCCACCCGCCCGGCGACGCAGCACCTGGCCTTCGGCTGGGGCGCGCACCGGTGCATCGGAGCGGAACTGGCGCGCATGGAACTGCGCGCCGCGTACCCGGCACTGGTGCGGCGCTTCCCGGACCTGCGCCTGGACATCGAGCCGGAGCAGCTGAGCTACCGCCAGACGTCGATCGTCTACGGGGTGGACACGCTGCCGGTGCGGGTCAGGTAA
- a CDS encoding HepT-like ribonuclease domain-containing protein, with translation MPWRRPAALRNRIVHGYWSIDLAVLHTTANEQLGELIKALRVVLDKLT, from the coding sequence GTGCCCTGGCGTCGCCCTGCCGCTCTGCGGAACCGCATCGTCCACGGCTACTGGTCGATCGACCTCGCCGTTCTCCACACCACCGCGAACGAGCAGCTCGGCGAGCTGATCAAGGCCCTCCGCGTGGTGCTCGACAAACTTACCTGA